The following are encoded in a window of Drosophila simulans strain w501 chromosome 3L, Prin_Dsim_3.1, whole genome shotgun sequence genomic DNA:
- the LOC6736438 gene encoding centrobin: MSDTDTDDTDLLLLIPPNFCAEDKMSACAAADALAMPPPPPPATTSAAYQFLHPSKKSELNSINARLQNIALDAEEPPSDISTISTNTVRNAGRPSRELLGMVHSTPKSGSVEPLRHRPLDDNILLEIDHYLDDNIAHRWQRHDHHLHHRSDDHLRNERVGQEGHPGTSSLPSMRLASSSSGAVSVEAARVDRNSLNDNKIMSLSELWGKSSFTKTVLDNNSPNRPLCSSSLKEEQLRRQHLEKTVHALQSQLLEYQQRISVAIEVDRSKDAALTEAEQTVQSLNYEVQHLRDAVHRLEADRGESQTRFDALQTELSQAVNLATRFQEKNDKLERELDHCRQDAKQWDERLEHLEMQLNSSKRAEELSHAELNKLRDKFAKVDYQQEKLKARIEELEKDKNTLTNQKEMLQEYHQKQKARADSLESQRKSLQETLANLTETESTLKKKLDIQQKSLKQYYQQQMENVVAKKMQEFQDQLDKNEEHLKNEARERERLIAERAVKQLEMINEKNNQELNLIQEKHNEEVELYRLQLANASKKIDEMDLKLSCYKTKRADIAEKLHGVMEAQWQQALAILTTPSQNSIMQASDSEASESPELNNARMYPETPKTSKSQRSNSTEKNNLDVVGKRDPPSPMDKLQAYIELLLSKSPSDFDRLDEILAMTAKQGSKQSKPKSGIGNSKPPPWKC, translated from the exons ATGAGTGATACCGATACGGACGACACAgatctgctgctcctgatACCACCGAACTTCTGCGCGGAGGACAAAATGAGCGCATGCGCGGCGGCAGATGCGCTGGCCATGCCCCCGCCCCCTCCCCCGGCGACCACAAGTGCAGCGTACCAGTTCCTGCATCCCAGCAAGAAATCGGAGCTGAATAGCATCAATGCCCGGCTGCAGAACATCGCACTGGATGCGGAAGAGCCTCCCTCGGACATTTCCACCATATCCACGAATACTGTGAGGAACGCTGGACGGCCAAGTAGGGAGCTCCTCGGCATGGTGCACTCCACGCCGAAGAGTGGGTCCGTTGAGCCCCTCCGCCATCGTCCGCTGGACGACAACATTCTGCTCGAAATCGACCACTACCTAGACGACAATATTGCGCACCGCTGGCAGAGGCACGATCACCACCTGCATCACCGCAGCGACGATCATCTGAGGAACGAGCGGGTGGGGCAGGAGGGTCATCCGGGAACCTCCTCTCTGCCCAGCATGAGGCTGGCCTCGTCATCCTCCGGCGCCGTTTCTGTCGAAGCAGCCAGGGTCGATCGAAACAGCCTGAATGATAACAAGATCATGAGTCTGAGCGAGCTCTGGGGCAAGAGCAGCTTTACCAAAACTGTACTCGACAATAACTCGCCCAACCGACCACTGTGCAGCTCTTCCCTAAAAGAGGAACAACTCAGACGGCAGCATCTGGAGAAAACGGTGCACGCACTGCAGTCGCAACTTTTGGAGTACCAGCAGCGTATCTCAGTGGCCATCGAGGTGGATCGTTCGAAGGATGCTGCTCTCACCGAGGCAGAGCAAACAGTTCAAAGTCTTAACTACGAGGTTCAGCACCTGCGGGACGCTGTCCACCGGCTGGAAGCGGACAGGGGCGAGTCTCAGACCCGGTTTGATGCGCTGCAGACCGAGTTGTCGCAGGCGGTCAACTTGGCCACCAGGTTCCAGGAAAAGAATGATAAACTCGAAAGGGAGTTGGACCATTGCAGGCAAGACGCCAAGCAATGGGACGAAAGACTGGAGCACCTGGAAATGCAactcaacagcagcaaaagagCGGAGGAGCTGTCACATGCCGAGCTTAATAAGCTAAGGGATAAGTTTGCCAAGGTGGACTACCAACAAGAAAAg CTAAAAGCGCGTATAGAGGAACTGGAGAAGGACAAGAACACGCTGACCAATCAAAAGGAAATGCTCCAGGAATATCATCAGAAGCAGAAAGCAAGAGCGGATTCCTTGGAGAGCCAGCGTAAATCCCTACAAGAAACTCTGGCGAACCTAACGGAAACTGAg TCCACTCTCAAAAAGAAGTTAGATATACAGCAGAAATCCCTAAAGCAATACTACCAacagcaaatggaaaatgtcgTGGCGAAGAAGATGCAGGAGTTCCAGGACCAGCTGGACAAGAATGAGGAGCATTTAAAGAACGAAGCTCGGGAGCGTGAACGACTCATAGCCGAGCGGGCAGTGAAGCAGCTTGAAATGATCAACGAGAAAAACAACCAGGAACTGAATCTCATCCAGGAAAAGCACAACGAGGAGGTGGAGCTGTACCGCCTTCAACTGGCGAATGCCTCGAAAAAGATCGATGAAATGGATCTCAAGCTCAGCTGTTACAAAACTAAGCG TGCTGATATTGCGGAGAAGCTGCACGGGGTAATGGAGGCCCAGTGGCAGCAGGCCCTTGCTATCCTCACCACTCCTAGTCAGAACTCCATCATGCAAGCCAGTGACAGTGAAGCCAGTGAATCTCCGGAGCTAAATAATGCACGCATGTATCCAGAAACGCCCAAAACGAGCAAATCGcagcgcagcaacagcactGAGAAGAATAACCTGGATGTGGTGGGCAAACGGGATCCCCCCTCGCCGATGGACAAGCTGCAAGCCTACATTGAACTGCTGCTCAGCAAGTCGCCCAGTGATTTCGACAGGCTCGACGAGATCTTGGCCATGACGGCCAAACAGGGCAGCaagcaaagcaaaccaaaGAGCGGAATTGGCAACAGTAAGCCTCCACCTTGGAAGTGCTGA